The Peribacillus sp. FSL P2-0133 genome has a segment encoding these proteins:
- a CDS encoding PLP-dependent aminotransferase family protein has protein sequence MEWKTDRKSKKPLYKQIAAYIESGIADGTFLLDKPLPSERFLASELGVNRSTVVAAYDELEANGLVERIKGSGTMISKDIWGITRKRIPSWNRYIEAGSFLPNMPVTQRIRKETEGHNLINLASGELSEDLFPVQSLREIISNRSFIGSLGYDHPQGNAVLRETITNHVKQYRRIDTHPSSILITSGAQQALHLVVQCLLKPGDAVVLEDPSYSYNLPIFQSAGLRIFPLPVDKDGINPEDLLELHKKHRIRMIFLNPVFQNPTGTVLHINRRKRILELSSEYGIPVIEDDPYSLTSFAGEEISTLKSMDNNGNVLYISSLSKIVASGLRIGWIIGPKPVIERLSDAKQQVDFGHGSFTQWIANDFLDSEYFPAHIAYLREQLEKRRDAIVSSLHEFLHKEVEYFSPNGGIHLWCKLKVPLNEIKLLEESIKRGVIYVPGSTLGTNKEYVRFTFARENEDSIHEGIKRFAEAVKSL, from the coding sequence ATGGAATGGAAAACTGACAGAAAATCCAAGAAGCCTTTATATAAACAAATAGCGGCTTACATCGAGAGTGGCATTGCTGATGGTACATTTTTATTGGATAAGCCGCTACCGTCCGAACGCTTCTTGGCAAGTGAACTGGGAGTTAACAGAAGCACAGTTGTTGCGGCTTATGATGAATTGGAAGCAAATGGACTGGTTGAACGAATCAAAGGTAGCGGCACGATGATCAGTAAGGATATTTGGGGAATTACACGAAAACGTATACCTAGTTGGAATAGATATATCGAAGCGGGTTCTTTTTTGCCCAATATGCCAGTAACCCAAAGAATACGTAAAGAGACGGAAGGGCATAACCTTATTAACTTAGCTAGCGGGGAGCTTTCTGAAGACTTATTTCCAGTCCAATCCTTACGTGAAATCATTTCTAATAGGTCCTTCATTGGTAGTTTGGGTTATGATCACCCTCAAGGCAATGCGGTTTTAAGGGAAACGATAACCAATCATGTTAAACAGTATAGGAGAATTGATACGCATCCATCTTCCATCCTCATTACTTCTGGTGCACAGCAAGCCCTACATCTGGTAGTCCAATGCTTGTTAAAGCCAGGAGATGCCGTTGTTTTGGAAGATCCATCATATAGTTACAACCTTCCCATCTTTCAATCCGCGGGGCTAAGAATTTTTCCTTTACCAGTTGATAAAGATGGCATCAACCCGGAGGATTTACTGGAACTCCATAAAAAACATCGGATCAGGATGATTTTTTTGAACCCTGTATTTCAAAATCCTACAGGGACTGTCCTTCATATCAACCGTCGTAAAAGGATTCTGGAACTTTCATCCGAATATGGAATACCGGTCATAGAAGACGATCCTTATAGTTTAACTTCCTTTGCCGGTGAAGAAATTTCCACTCTTAAATCGATGGACAACAACGGAAACGTTTTATATATAAGCTCTTTGTCAAAAATTGTTGCTTCCGGATTAAGAATTGGGTGGATTATAGGACCGAAACCCGTTATAGAGAGACTATCTGATGCCAAGCAGCAGGTTGACTTTGGCCATGGCTCATTCACTCAATGGATAGCAAATGATTTTTTGGATTCAGAGTATTTTCCTGCCCATATTGCCTACTTAAGGGAGCAACTGGAAAAAAGAAGGGATGCAATAGTTTCGAGTCTTCACGAATTCCTGCATAAAGAAGTTGAGTATTTTTCGCCAAATGGTGGAATTCATTTGTGGTGTAAGCTGAAGGTGCCATTGAACGAAATAAAGTTACTTGAGGAATCCATCAAAAGGGGAGTCATATACGTTCCCGGTTCAACATTAGGTACAAATAAGGAATATGTACGCTTTACTTTTGCAAGGGAAAATGAGGATTCCATTCACGAAGGCATCAAAAGGTTTGCAGAGGCTGTAAAAAGTTTATAA
- a CDS encoding maltose/glucose-specific PTS transporter subunit IIC: MKKAFEKAQQFGKSFMLPIAVLPAAGLLLGIGGALSNPNTVEAYPFLDFAWLQAIFTIMSSAGSIVFGNLPVIFAVGVAVGLARSDKGTAALAAMIGYFVMNSSINALLQINGELAKENLAGAGQGMAVGIQTLETGVFGGIVVGIVAALLHNKYNKIQLPQVLGFFGGSRFIPIIVSFASILVGAVLFIVWPYFQLFINQLGALVTSTGTIGTFFYGFILRMLGPLGLHHIFYLPFWQTALGGTMEIKGQIVSGTQNIFFAQLADPTTVKYYEGVSRFMSGRFITMMFGLPGAALAIYHCAKPKNKKVVAGLLLSAALTSFLTGITEPLEFSFLFVAPILYVFHALFDGLAFMMADIFNITIGQTFSGGFIDFTLFGILQGISKTNWIYVLLVGIPWFFLYYFTFKFLIRKKNLKVVGREDDEQAAVTQVTASERTQTIVNGLGGQENIDIVDCCATRLRVTVKDESLVKEDVIKQTGSKGVVKKGNGIQIVYGPQVTIIKNEVEEYLGH; the protein is encoded by the coding sequence ATGAAGAAAGCTTTTGAGAAAGCGCAACAGTTCGGTAAATCTTTTATGCTCCCGATTGCCGTTTTGCCAGCGGCCGGTTTATTGCTGGGAATTGGCGGTGCTCTTTCCAATCCAAATACAGTTGAGGCCTATCCTTTTTTAGACTTTGCTTGGCTGCAGGCCATTTTCACGATCATGAGTTCTGCAGGAAGCATCGTATTCGGCAACTTGCCGGTCATTTTTGCCGTAGGTGTTGCAGTAGGACTGGCACGTTCGGATAAAGGGACCGCTGCACTGGCAGCCATGATCGGCTACTTCGTCATGAACAGTTCAATAAATGCACTGCTTCAAATAAACGGGGAACTTGCCAAAGAGAATTTGGCAGGTGCCGGACAGGGAATGGCGGTCGGGATCCAAACACTGGAGACCGGTGTGTTTGGCGGTATCGTAGTAGGTATCGTTGCCGCACTTTTGCACAATAAATATAATAAAATTCAGCTTCCGCAAGTTTTAGGGTTTTTCGGTGGTTCCCGTTTCATTCCGATCATCGTTTCCTTCGCGTCCATCTTGGTTGGAGCCGTGCTTTTTATCGTATGGCCTTATTTCCAACTTTTCATAAACCAATTAGGTGCGCTGGTAACGAGCACAGGTACGATCGGGACTTTCTTTTACGGATTCATATTACGAATGCTCGGGCCGTTAGGGCTGCACCACATTTTCTACCTTCCCTTCTGGCAAACAGCTTTAGGCGGAACGATGGAGATTAAAGGGCAGATTGTCAGCGGGACCCAGAATATCTTCTTTGCGCAATTGGCCGACCCGACTACCGTCAAGTACTATGAGGGTGTTTCCCGGTTCATGTCCGGACGGTTCATCACGATGATGTTTGGTTTACCCGGCGCTGCACTGGCCATTTATCACTGCGCTAAACCTAAAAATAAGAAAGTCGTGGCCGGCTTGCTTCTTTCAGCTGCCTTGACCTCTTTCTTAACAGGCATCACCGAACCGCTTGAATTCAGTTTCTTATTTGTCGCCCCGATCCTTTATGTTTTTCATGCCTTGTTTGACGGACTTGCCTTCATGATGGCAGATATATTCAATATAACGATCGGTCAAACCTTTTCTGGAGGATTTATTGATTTTACTTTATTCGGGATACTCCAGGGTATCAGTAAAACAAACTGGATTTATGTACTGCTCGTCGGTATTCCATGGTTTTTCCTATACTACTTCACTTTTAAATTCTTGATCAGGAAGAAGAATTTGAAAGTGGTCGGCCGTGAAGATGATGAACAGGCCGCCGTTACACAAGTAACCGCATCAGAGAGAACCCAGACCATCGTCAATGGTTTAGGCGGACAGGAAAATATCGATATAGTCGATTGCTGTGCAACCCGTCTGCGTGTCACGGTAAAGGATGAATCATTGGTGAAAGAGGACGTCATTAAACAAACCGGTTCAAAAGGCGTCGTTAAAAAAGGAAATGGCATTCAAATAGTTTACGGTCCCCAAGTGACGATCATCAAAAATGAAGTGGAAGAATACTTGGGTCATTGA
- a CDS encoding ABC transporter substrate-binding protein, with protein MKKILMMLSLFTLVLAACSSKEDGKEKPAKLVVSTWGFADDFFRPEVYEPFEKEHNVEIVVDSGNNADRLNKVRQANSDVDVIYLSDYYAQQGIDEGLFEKIDDSKIPNIDNIYDKAKAPNGDDFGPAYTIAQFGIAYNPDEVSKPITSWKDLWSKDLAGKITIPSITSTTGPMFLDAASKVSGSEEFNEDKAFDQMKKIMPNAVKEYGQTSEFVNMFSQGEIAAGPIMEMYFGDLQEAVPNAKFISPEEGGYAVMNTVNIVKASDQKELAGEFMNYILSKEVQEKSAKAKVDSPVNTEVKLSETEAKGLTYGDDVINSLRVLDMKFVNEDSKQWIDRWNRELTH; from the coding sequence ATGAAAAAAATATTGATGATGTTATCGCTTTTCACATTAGTTTTAGCTGCATGCTCTTCAAAAGAGGATGGAAAGGAAAAACCAGCCAAATTAGTCGTTTCCACTTGGGGATTCGCCGATGATTTCTTCCGTCCGGAAGTCTATGAGCCATTTGAAAAGGAGCACAATGTCGAGATTGTCGTTGATTCAGGAAATAATGCAGATCGATTGAACAAAGTACGCCAAGCGAATAGCGATGTGGATGTTATTTATTTATCTGATTACTATGCACAGCAGGGCATCGATGAAGGGTTATTTGAGAAAATTGACGATAGCAAAATTCCGAATATTGATAATATATACGACAAAGCAAAAGCGCCGAATGGCGATGACTTTGGACCAGCCTATACGATTGCACAATTTGGCATTGCCTATAATCCTGATGAAGTGAGTAAACCGATCACCTCTTGGAAAGATCTTTGGAGCAAGGATTTGGCAGGGAAGATCACAATCCCATCCATCACTTCAACAACTGGACCGATGTTTTTGGATGCCGCTTCAAAAGTTAGCGGAAGTGAAGAGTTCAATGAAGATAAAGCCTTCGATCAAATGAAAAAGATCATGCCGAATGCGGTTAAGGAATATGGACAAACATCAGAGTTCGTCAACATGTTCTCGCAAGGGGAAATCGCTGCAGGCCCGATCATGGAAATGTATTTTGGTGATTTACAGGAAGCCGTTCCTAATGCTAAGTTCATTTCCCCTGAAGAAGGCGGCTACGCAGTGATGAATACGGTGAATATTGTTAAAGCCAGCGATCAAAAAGAATTAGCCGGCGAATTCATGAATTACATCTTAAGCAAGGAAGTTCAGGAAAAATCAGCGAAAGCGAAAGTGGATTCTCCTGTCAATACGGAAGTCAAGCTCTCTGAAACGGAAGCGAAAGGCTTAACCTATGGAGATGACGTCATTAACAGTCTGCGTGTATTGGACATGAAGTTTGTAAATGAAGACTCTAAACAATGGATTGATCGTTGGAACCGTGAACTTACACACTAA
- a CDS encoding DUF2294 domain-containing protein: MLPINSNETKKLLSHMYNEVSKELFGFGTTLLKVTVEQNVITFQAKHRRAPRSEALEGEVPSLKQEVDFHMSLLYKKKLKQKLETQTNWDIEAVLRDYDSATQLAFTNIVLKEKII, encoded by the coding sequence ATCTTACCGATAAACTCTAACGAAACGAAGAAATTGCTTTCTCATATGTATAATGAGGTATCGAAGGAATTGTTCGGCTTTGGTACGACGCTGCTGAAGGTTACTGTTGAGCAGAATGTGATTACATTCCAGGCCAAACATCGACGTGCCCCGCGCTCTGAAGCTTTAGAAGGGGAAGTTCCCAGCCTGAAGCAGGAGGTTGACTTCCATATGTCCCTGCTTTATAAAAAGAAACTGAAACAAAAGCTGGAAACGCAAACAAATTGGGATATTGAAGCTGTCCTGAGGGATTATGACTCAGCGACGCAGCTGGCATTCACCAATATTGTATTGAAGGAAAAAATTATATAA
- a CDS encoding YfmQ family protein, with the protein MTVPVLILTIILGLLKLLVTCLPTDAVNWILSKFKIHSEISGANAIVTFDGKRLEGEDKIQVINYFNEAKFLKKIHIFPGNEQLFLHPENSGIPIMIDTKRGKNDVRLFVYIYNDHVDVVKQYKNKVVAYSLLSESLQERSMPVIGI; encoded by the coding sequence ATGACAGTGCCTGTATTGATTTTGACAATTATCTTAGGTTTACTTAAATTATTAGTTACCTGCCTTCCAACCGATGCAGTGAATTGGATTCTGAGTAAATTTAAAATACATTCAGAAATTAGTGGCGCGAATGCAATTGTAACCTTTGATGGAAAACGTTTGGAAGGTGAAGACAAAATTCAAGTAATTAATTATTTTAACGAAGCTAAGTTTTTGAAAAAAATTCATATATTCCCAGGGAACGAGCAATTGTTTTTACATCCAGAGAACAGTGGGATTCCAATAATGATTGATACTAAAAGAGGAAAAAACGATGTTCGATTATTTGTGTACATTTACAACGACCATGTGGATGTAGTCAAACAGTACAAGAATAAAGTAGTTGCGTATAGTCTTCTTTCCGAAAGCCTCCAAGAACGTTCCATGCCAGTAATAGGGATTTAG
- a CDS encoding nucleoside hydrolase has protein sequence MKRKMILDVDTGIDDAIGIILAVKSRQFDILAVTTVNGNVSLDTATLNTCKILDLLSEQDISVIKGADSPIIRSPYFEHRIHGEDGIGGALKDVPVKKQPDDGFASDFIINSILNFPGEVTLVMTGPLTNLALAVKKCPQITKLVKEVIFMGGVVQGVGNVTPTSEYNTYVDPEAAKIVLQAGFTSITQVGLDVTRKVLLGEEHIQLIQNDALADYIRESTSDYRKRYFERNGIWACAMHDPLAVAIALQEDLVTREEYYVDVETKSELCDGQMVCDFQNRLMKPPNAHVCLDVDAEAFFDLFIRIINS, from the coding sequence ATGAAGAGAAAAATGATTCTTGATGTGGATACGGGAATAGATGATGCGATCGGGATCATTCTTGCTGTTAAAAGCCGTCAATTCGACATATTGGCGGTAACAACGGTGAACGGGAATGTATCGCTTGATACGGCCACATTGAATACATGCAAAATATTGGATTTATTGAGTGAACAGGACATTTCAGTCATAAAGGGGGCCGATAGCCCAATTATCAGGAGCCCCTATTTTGAACACCGGATCCATGGCGAAGACGGGATTGGCGGAGCCTTGAAGGATGTGCCAGTCAAAAAGCAGCCTGATGATGGATTTGCTTCTGATTTCATCATCAATTCCATTTTGAATTTTCCTGGTGAAGTGACGCTTGTCATGACGGGACCTCTTACGAATTTGGCCTTAGCGGTGAAAAAATGTCCGCAAATCACCAAGCTCGTTAAAGAAGTCATTTTCATGGGCGGAGTTGTTCAAGGGGTTGGCAATGTCACGCCAACCTCCGAATATAACACGTATGTCGATCCTGAAGCAGCCAAAATCGTTTTACAGGCGGGATTCACATCCATCACGCAAGTTGGTCTTGATGTCACGAGAAAGGTTTTATTGGGTGAAGAGCATATCCAATTGATTCAAAACGATGCACTTGCTGACTATATAAGGGAAAGTACATCAGATTATCGGAAAAGGTATTTTGAACGTAACGGTATATGGGCCTGTGCGATGCATGATCCATTGGCTGTTGCCATTGCTTTGCAAGAAGATCTTGTCACCAGAGAAGAATATTATGTGGATGTTGAAACAAAGAGTGAGCTTTGTGACGGACAGATGGTTTGCGACTTTCAAAATAGGCTGATGAAGCCGCCAAATGCGCATGTTTGTCTGGATGTCGATGCGGAAGCGTTTTTCGACCTGTTTATTCGCATAATCAATTCATAA
- a CDS encoding N-acetylmannosamine-6-phosphate 2-epimerase — MQQVLDKIHKSLIVSCQALENEPLHSSFIMGRMAIAAKEGGAKCIRANSVADIMEIKKNVDLPVIGIIKQVYGQNDVYITPTMAEIDALMETKAEIIATDATSRVRPDGKTLKQFYGEIRAKYPDVLLMADVSTIEEAIFADDLGFDIVAPTLYGYTDETFGQKIYQDDYAVLKEIVKAVKKAKVIAEGNVITPEIARSVLDMNVHAVVVGGAITRPQQITKRFVDAIQE, encoded by the coding sequence ATGCAACAGGTGCTGGATAAAATTCACAAAAGCTTAATTGTATCATGTCAAGCATTGGAGAATGAGCCGCTGCACAGCTCTTTTATTATGGGACGCATGGCCATTGCTGCCAAAGAAGGAGGTGCGAAGTGCATTCGCGCAAACTCTGTAGCTGACATAATGGAAATCAAGAAAAATGTGGACCTTCCAGTCATAGGGATCATTAAACAGGTGTATGGACAAAACGATGTCTATATCACTCCCACAATGGCCGAAATTGATGCATTGATGGAAACCAAAGCGGAAATCATTGCGACGGATGCTACATCCCGGGTAAGACCGGACGGTAAAACGTTAAAGCAGTTTTATGGTGAAATAAGAGCAAAATATCCCGATGTTTTACTAATGGCGGATGTATCCACCATTGAGGAAGCCATATTCGCTGACGATTTAGGATTCGATATTGTAGCGCCCACTTTATACGGCTATACGGACGAAACGTTCGGCCAGAAAATATATCAGGATGACTATGCAGTGCTCAAAGAGATAGTAAAAGCAGTGAAAAAAGCGAAAGTGATCGCGGAAGGAAATGTCATAACACCGGAAATCGCCCGCTCTGTATTGGATATGAATGTCCATGCAGTAGTAGTTGGCGGTGCCATTACCAGGCCGCAGCAAATCACTAAAAGATTCGTGGATGCTATCCAAGAATAG
- a CDS encoding MurR/RpiR family transcriptional regulator gives MNTYKKFEMGDQMEYLAENLIYGIECSMDKFTKTEEELANYILQRPEEVSQLTISQIAKKLHISPATITRFCQKLAFSGFNEFRHELKRFVDLRNTPKNMKNIKQVDYFAKLYQDHLGIIDNTFHITTYDDIQKAVSYLTQANKIHVYGIGSSGIAAQEFKSKFFRIGLTVEAITDPHQSMMDAALSNENSVVIGISISGTTKEVISAVKIAKKQGSRILIFTGDKNSELSQLGDISLLVTSKNSMHMGQNISPLLPLLLLFDLIYTELVAKDYKNRISIREKTLKVLTEND, from the coding sequence ATGAATACATATAAGAAATTTGAAATGGGTGATCAAATGGAATATCTCGCAGAAAACCTCATATATGGCATTGAGTGCAGCATGGACAAATTCACCAAAACAGAAGAAGAATTGGCCAATTACATTCTGCAGCGCCCTGAAGAAGTAAGTCAGTTAACCATTAGTCAAATAGCTAAAAAGCTTCATATTTCACCTGCAACCATTACGCGTTTTTGCCAGAAACTAGCCTTTTCCGGGTTCAATGAGTTCAGGCATGAGTTAAAACGGTTCGTGGATCTCCGAAATACACCGAAAAATATGAAGAACATCAAGCAGGTGGATTATTTCGCTAAACTGTATCAAGATCACTTAGGTATCATTGATAATACCTTTCATATAACCACATATGACGATATCCAAAAAGCTGTATCTTACCTTACACAGGCAAATAAGATTCATGTTTATGGAATAGGGAGTTCAGGTATAGCGGCCCAGGAGTTCAAGTCAAAGTTTTTCCGTATCGGCTTAACTGTTGAAGCTATTACAGATCCCCACCAGTCAATGATGGATGCAGCTTTAAGTAACGAGAATAGTGTTGTCATCGGCATTTCCATTTCCGGAACAACGAAAGAAGTGATTTCTGCAGTTAAAATCGCAAAGAAGCAAGGCTCACGCATCTTGATCTTTACTGGAGATAAGAATTCCGAGCTCTCACAGCTTGGCGATATATCGCTATTGGTCACGAGCAAAAACAGCATGCATATGGGGCAAAACATCTCTCCATTGCTTCCGCTGCTATTACTTTTTGATTTAATATATACAGAGTTGGTTGCTAAAGATTATAAAAACAGGATAAGCATCAGGGAAAAGACTTTGAAGGTATTGACCGAGAATGACTGA
- a CDS encoding SagB family peptide dehydrogenase, with amino-acid sequence MSLEAFLHNLHFDIEKASPPDWEVDWNDAPLTYKLYRDLPVFPLSLEVPLTLESCSGPSKQDLKGIGHFLWYAYGLTQVSQVPSSSESEDLMQSFRRFPPSGGALYPSELYVYLKMEGLPAGVYHYDAAHHRLVLLREGNFDSYITKALGENFDMSACFGTVFVSTMFWKNFYKYNNFSYRLQGLDAGVLLGQLLEVAKRFGIAAGVCFQFLDRAINHLLGLSEEEESTYAVIPLSAEPSFRFREERSMDRPVTSTVLLPELTDIQPEHYVRSQRIREFPMLTKLNAASMIESTQSFRRISPKNGAKSEGHIVALPIVKRLSYDLASVCRKRFSPEMDFALGKVSQWQLAALLQEATASFSYRNDLDGKNENNENRVSIYACLYNVEDIQDGAYHYDSTTHSLQQIQSGDQRLRLQYGMSLDIMNFQQVPICIHVVGERDHSKTQLGYRGYRIQQMEAGMLVQKLLLASSALGMNGHPLLGFDVNMCDELYRIGGPRKTSLIQIPIGYYRDRPWLKGSLHS; translated from the coding sequence ATGAGTCTAGAAGCATTTTTGCACAATTTGCATTTTGATATCGAAAAGGCAAGTCCGCCGGATTGGGAAGTGGATTGGAATGATGCACCGCTGACGTATAAGCTTTACCGTGACTTGCCTGTTTTTCCGCTATCACTGGAGGTGCCGCTGACGCTAGAGAGTTGCAGCGGGCCTTCTAAACAGGACCTTAAAGGAATCGGTCATTTCCTCTGGTATGCATATGGCCTGACCCAAGTCAGTCAGGTACCGAGCTCCTCGGAATCTGAGGACCTCATGCAGTCATTCCGGCGTTTTCCGCCATCAGGGGGAGCTTTGTATCCAAGCGAATTGTACGTGTACTTGAAGATGGAGGGATTACCTGCTGGTGTATACCATTATGATGCGGCACACCACCGGCTGGTTTTGCTGCGGGAAGGGAATTTTGATTCATATATAACAAAAGCTCTTGGTGAAAACTTTGATATGTCCGCATGCTTTGGCACGGTTTTTGTATCGACGATGTTTTGGAAAAACTTCTACAAATACAATAACTTTTCATACCGTCTGCAAGGTCTGGATGCAGGCGTGCTTCTTGGACAGTTGCTCGAAGTGGCGAAACGCTTTGGAATCGCCGCTGGGGTGTGCTTCCAATTCCTTGATCGGGCCATCAATCATCTGCTCGGGCTTTCGGAAGAGGAAGAGAGCACGTATGCGGTGATCCCCTTATCGGCAGAACCTTCTTTTAGATTTAGAGAAGAAAGGAGTATGGACCGGCCTGTCACTTCAACGGTATTATTGCCGGAATTGACGGATATTCAGCCTGAACACTATGTTCGATCGCAAAGAATCAGGGAATTTCCGATGCTGACTAAACTGAATGCAGCATCCATGATCGAATCCACCCAATCATTCCGGCGGATCAGTCCGAAGAATGGGGCGAAATCCGAAGGACATATTGTAGCCCTTCCTATCGTGAAGCGGCTGTCCTATGACCTGGCATCAGTTTGCCGGAAGCGGTTTTCACCTGAAATGGACTTCGCACTCGGGAAAGTCAGTCAATGGCAGCTGGCTGCTCTCCTGCAGGAGGCAACCGCTTCGTTCTCCTATCGAAATGACTTGGATGGAAAAAACGAGAACAACGAAAATCGCGTTTCAATATATGCATGTTTGTATAATGTGGAAGACATTCAAGATGGTGCATACCATTACGACAGCACGACACATTCATTACAACAAATACAATCAGGAGATCAGCGGCTCCGATTGCAATACGGAATGTCCCTCGATATCATGAATTTTCAGCAAGTGCCGATTTGCATACATGTAGTTGGCGAGCGGGACCATTCCAAAACGCAACTTGGATATAGAGGATACCGCATCCAGCAAATGGAGGCGGGGATGCTCGTTCAGAAATTACTGCTAGCTTCGTCAGCCCTAGGAATGAACGGGCACCCGCTGCTCGGCTTTGATGTGAATATGTGTGATGAACTTTACAGGATAGGCGGTCCGAGGAAAACGAGCCTGATCCAAATCCCGATCGGATACTATCGGGATCGCCCTTGGCTGAAGGGGAGTCTGCATAGTTGA